The following proteins are encoded in a genomic region of Mycolicibacterium rutilum:
- the cydB gene encoding cytochrome d ubiquinol oxidase subunit II, which yields MALPDLWFVVMAGLFLGFFILEGFDFGVGMLMSFFGRAAGAESERHRRAALNTIGPVWDGNEVWLITAGGAMFAAFPDWYATMFSGLFLPLLLILVSMILRVVAIEWRGKVDDPQWRRWADLGIAAGSWVPAVLWGMAFAMLVQGLPIDADKQVRASFGDLINGYTLLGGLTTAGLFLLHGSVFVALKTEGAVRDDALRFANRLAVPVTVVLATFALWTQLSHGKTWTWLVLIAGGLAQFAVLTRVWRRTGEGWAFAYTTVVVASLVVLYFGALYPNLMPSTIDPAYNLTVANAASSPYTLTIMSWAALIFAPLVLLYQGWTYWVFRQRISADRIPDSIGLARRR from the coding sequence ATGGCATTACCGGATCTTTGGTTCGTCGTCATGGCGGGCCTGTTCCTCGGCTTCTTCATCCTCGAGGGCTTCGACTTCGGCGTCGGCATGCTCATGAGCTTCTTCGGCCGCGCGGCGGGCGCAGAGTCCGAGCGGCATCGCCGCGCCGCCCTCAACACCATCGGCCCGGTGTGGGACGGCAACGAGGTGTGGTTGATCACCGCGGGCGGCGCGATGTTCGCGGCCTTTCCGGACTGGTACGCGACGATGTTCTCCGGGCTGTTCCTGCCCCTGCTGCTGATCCTGGTGTCGATGATCCTGCGCGTGGTGGCCATCGAATGGCGCGGCAAGGTCGACGACCCGCAGTGGCGGCGCTGGGCCGATCTCGGGATCGCCGCCGGGTCGTGGGTGCCGGCCGTGTTGTGGGGCATGGCGTTCGCGATGCTGGTGCAGGGCCTGCCGATCGACGCCGACAAGCAGGTGCGCGCATCGTTCGGTGACCTGATCAACGGCTACACGCTGCTCGGCGGGCTGACCACCGCGGGCCTGTTCCTGCTGCACGGGTCGGTGTTCGTCGCTCTGAAAACCGAAGGCGCCGTGCGCGATGACGCGTTGCGGTTCGCGAACAGGTTGGCGGTCCCGGTGACAGTGGTTCTTGCCACGTTCGCTCTGTGGACCCAGCTGTCGCATGGGAAGACGTGGACGTGGCTGGTGCTGATCGCCGGCGGGCTGGCCCAGTTCGCGGTGCTCACCCGCGTGTGGCGGCGCACCGGCGAGGGCTGGGCGTTCGCGTACACGACGGTGGTGGTGGCGTCGTTGGTGGTGCTGTACTTCGGCGCGCTGTACCCGAACCTGATGCCGTCGACGATCGACCCGGCCTACAACCTGACCGTCGCCAACGCGGCGTCGAGCCCCTACACGCTGACCATCATGAGCTGGGCGGCGCTGATCTTCGCCCCGCTCGTGCTGCTGTACCAGGGTTGGACGTACTGGGTGTTCCGGCAACGTATCTCGGCCGACCGGATACCCGACTCCATCGGACTGGCGCGCCGACGATGA